One window of the Actinomyces procaprae genome contains the following:
- a CDS encoding L,D-transpeptidase family protein: protein MVKKRFPQWRRDDAAHTPRHATNALRARRRMLALLLALLVAAPLAGLSGRAAYAADLAPAGASIGGQSVAGMTRQEVTDVVATRAAGTTVSITIAGQTIETTLERAGGRVDAVAVADALVDGVDLTEAAAGGVADRADVRPAAFVDAEAVAALAERIDAQSGTPAVNASIQPTADGGSFEAVGGTPGRGVDVESLTAVVEAAVVSLTSQSAQLPVTDVAPAVSDAAAEKAAAAADELIAPEVTLAGGGQTVEADAAARAAWVGTTAVDGELEPTLLAENVAAWVDQAAQSIEFDPVSAIDNVDAEGNVLEPARPAQAGLEVTNRDAVAAEIMSALESHEAYTGEFATQEVEAQTEQRVVSAGTDRFAYSAEAGEKWIDINLTDSTITAYEGYEQVHGPILMNHGGPGNETITGTYEVYLSYAKQDLGCSAGWSYCQKDVAWVTYWHGNYAIHSAPWAKHFGVGADAGSHGCINLPEEEAHWYYDWAETGTTVVSHY from the coding sequence ATGGTGAAGAAGAGGTTCCCGCAGTGGCGACGTGATGACGCTGCGCATACGCCGAGGCACGCTACGAACGCGCTGCGTGCCCGCAGGCGGATGCTGGCGCTACTGCTGGCGCTGCTTGTGGCGGCCCCGCTCGCGGGCCTGTCCGGCCGCGCCGCCTACGCCGCGGACCTCGCGCCCGCTGGAGCCAGCATCGGCGGTCAGAGCGTGGCCGGCATGACCCGCCAGGAGGTGACCGACGTCGTCGCCACTCGCGCTGCCGGCACCACCGTCTCCATCACCATCGCCGGGCAGACCATTGAGACCACGTTGGAGCGGGCCGGCGGGCGCGTCGACGCGGTGGCCGTGGCGGACGCACTGGTGGACGGCGTCGATCTCACCGAGGCGGCAGCAGGGGGTGTCGCAGACCGGGCCGACGTGCGGCCGGCCGCATTCGTGGACGCCGAGGCCGTGGCCGCGCTCGCCGAGCGCATCGACGCCCAGTCCGGCACCCCGGCGGTCAACGCATCCATTCAGCCGACCGCCGACGGCGGCTCCTTCGAGGCGGTCGGCGGCACCCCGGGCAGGGGAGTGGACGTCGAGTCCCTCACCGCCGTCGTCGAGGCCGCCGTCGTGAGTCTCACCTCCCAGAGCGCCCAGCTGCCTGTGACCGACGTCGCCCCCGCCGTCTCCGACGCCGCCGCCGAGAAGGCTGCTGCCGCCGCCGATGAGCTCATCGCCCCCGAGGTCACACTCGCCGGCGGGGGGCAGACCGTGGAGGCCGACGCCGCCGCCCGCGCCGCCTGGGTCGGTACCACCGCCGTCGACGGCGAGCTCGAGCCGACCCTGCTGGCGGAGAACGTGGCCGCCTGGGTCGATCAGGCGGCGCAGTCCATCGAGTTCGATCCGGTCAGCGCCATCGACAACGTCGACGCCGAAGGCAACGTGCTGGAGCCCGCCCGGCCGGCCCAGGCGGGACTGGAGGTCACCAACCGCGACGCCGTTGCCGCGGAGATCATGTCCGCGCTGGAGTCCCACGAGGCCTACACCGGTGAGTTCGCCACCCAGGAGGTGGAGGCGCAGACCGAGCAGCGAGTCGTCTCCGCCGGCACTGACCGCTTCGCCTACAGTGCCGAGGCCGGCGAGAAGTGGATCGACATCAACCTCACCGACTCCACCATCACCGCCTACGAGGGCTATGAGCAGGTGCACGGCCCGATCCTCATGAACCACGGCGGCCCCGGCAATGAGACCATCACCGGCACCTACGAGGTGTACCTCAGTTATGCGAAGCAGGACCTGGGCTGCAGCGCCGGCTGGTCATACTGCCAGAAGGACGTCGCCTGGGTCACCTACTGGCACGGCAACTACGCCATCCACTCCGCCCCCTGGGCCAAGCACTTCGGTGTCGGTGCCGACGCCGGATCGCACGGGTGCATCAACCTGCCGGAGGAGGAGGCCCACTGGTACTACGACTGGGCCGAGACCGGCACCACCGTCGTCAGCCATTACTGA
- a CDS encoding succinate dehydrogenase/fumarate reductase iron-sulfur subunit translates to MNIKLKIWRQKNQDSEGHFEEYSMTGIEEHMSFLEVLDLLNEQLFAEGEEPVAFDSDCREGICGQCGVVINGQAHGPIRSTTCQLHMRHLAEDPSFKDGSTITIEPWRSTGFPVLKDLIVDRSALDRIVQAGGYISVNTGAAPEAHSVPVQKDKADAAFEAAACIGCGACVAACPNASAMLFTGAKISHLGLLPQGQPERLARVVNMLNQHDAEGFGGCTNIGECAAVCPKSVPLEVITRLNRDLGHALWKGQKATA, encoded by the coding sequence GTGAACATCAAGCTGAAGATCTGGCGCCAGAAGAACCAGGACTCGGAGGGTCACTTCGAGGAGTACTCGATGACCGGCATCGAGGAGCACATGAGCTTCCTCGAGGTCCTCGACCTGCTCAACGAGCAGCTCTTCGCCGAGGGCGAGGAGCCCGTCGCCTTCGACTCGGACTGCCGCGAGGGCATCTGCGGCCAGTGCGGTGTGGTCATCAACGGGCAGGCCCACGGGCCGATCCGCTCCACCACCTGCCAGCTGCACATGCGTCACCTGGCGGAGGACCCCTCCTTCAAGGACGGTTCCACCATCACCATCGAGCCGTGGCGCTCCACCGGGTTCCCGGTGCTCAAGGACCTGATCGTGGACCGCTCGGCCCTGGACCGCATCGTGCAGGCCGGCGGCTACATCTCCGTCAACACCGGTGCCGCCCCGGAGGCGCACTCCGTGCCCGTGCAGAAGGACAAGGCCGACGCCGCCTTCGAGGCCGCCGCCTGCATCGGTTGCGGCGCCTGCGTGGCCGCCTGCCCGAACGCCTCCGCCATGCTGTTCACCGGCGCGAAGATCTCCCACCTGGGCCTGCTGCCGCAGGGCCAGCCGGAGCGCCTCGCCCGCGTGGTCAACATGCTCAACCAGCACGACGCCGAGGGCTTCGGCGGCTGCACCAACATCGGTGAGTGTGCGGCCGTGTGCCCCAAGTCGGTGCCGCTGGAGGTCATCACCCGGCTCAACCGCGACCTGGGCCACGCCCTGTGGAAGGGCCAGAAGGCCACCGCCTGA
- a CDS encoding fumarate reductase/succinate dehydrogenase flavoprotein subunit, producing MTELIDGLYREGEKIADTKAPHDVPIAQRWEQRKFNANLVNPANRRKLDVIVVGSGLAGGAAAASLGEQGYNVKCFFYQDSARRAHSIAAQGGINAAKNYRNDGDSVYRLFYDTVKGGDYRAREDNVYRLAEVSAAIIDQCVAQGVPFAREYGGLLDNRSFGGVQVSRTFYARGQTGQQLLIGAYQALERQVRAGTVKEYRRHEMVELIVIDGRARGIVTRDMVTGEIATHLADAVVLCTGGYGNVFFLSTNAMGCNATAIWRAHRKGAYFANPCYTQIHPTCIPQSGDFQSKLTLMSESLRNDGRIWVPKRAEDCDKDPRDIPEEDRDYYLERIYPAFGNLVPRDIASRQAKNMCDEGRGVGPAIKERDAQGNERMMRRGVYLDFSEAIGRLGRDAVSARYGNLFEMYQRITGDDPYEVPMRIYPAVHYTMGGLWVDYDLESNIPGLYVAGEANFSDHGANRLGASALMQGLADGYFVLPDTLNDYLADMLREGKVDPDAPEIAEARKSVEDRIDRLMALRGTRSVDDFHMALGRIMWEYCGMERREEGLREAIGQIRALKEEFWRDARITGEAMELNQALEKAGRLLDFFELAELMCIDALHRRESCGGHFRAESQTPEGEALRHDDEFLYVAAWEWGGENQPPILHKEDLIYKDIELKQRSYK from the coding sequence ATGACTGAACTCATCGACGGCCTTTACCGCGAGGGCGAGAAGATCGCCGACACCAAGGCCCCGCACGACGTCCCCATTGCGCAGCGCTGGGAGCAGCGCAAGTTCAACGCGAATCTGGTCAACCCCGCCAACCGCCGCAAGCTCGACGTGATCGTCGTCGGCTCCGGTCTGGCGGGCGGTGCCGCCGCCGCGTCGCTCGGGGAGCAGGGCTACAACGTCAAGTGCTTCTTCTACCAGGACTCCGCCCGCCGCGCCCACTCCATCGCCGCCCAGGGCGGTATCAACGCCGCGAAGAACTACCGCAATGACGGCGACTCCGTCTACCGGCTCTTCTACGACACCGTCAAGGGCGGCGACTACCGCGCCCGGGAGGACAACGTCTACCGGCTGGCCGAGGTCAGCGCGGCCATCATCGACCAGTGCGTGGCCCAGGGCGTCCCCTTCGCCCGCGAGTACGGCGGCCTGCTGGACAACCGCTCCTTCGGTGGCGTGCAGGTCTCCCGCACCTTCTACGCGCGCGGCCAGACCGGCCAGCAGCTGCTGATCGGTGCCTACCAGGCCCTGGAGCGTCAGGTCCGCGCCGGCACCGTCAAGGAGTACCGCCGCCACGAGATGGTCGAGCTGATCGTGATCGACGGTCGCGCCCGCGGCATCGTCACCCGCGACATGGTCACCGGTGAGATCGCCACCCACCTGGCCGACGCCGTCGTCCTGTGCACCGGCGGCTACGGCAACGTGTTCTTCCTGTCCACCAACGCCATGGGCTGCAACGCCACCGCGATCTGGCGGGCGCACCGCAAGGGCGCGTACTTCGCCAACCCCTGCTACACGCAGATCCACCCGACCTGCATCCCGCAGTCCGGTGACTTCCAGTCCAAGCTGACCCTGATGAGTGAGTCGCTGCGCAACGACGGCCGTATCTGGGTGCCCAAGCGGGCGGAGGACTGCGACAAGGACCCGCGTGACATTCCCGAGGAGGACCGCGACTATTACCTGGAGCGGATCTACCCCGCCTTCGGCAACCTGGTGCCGCGCGACATCGCCTCCCGTCAGGCGAAGAACATGTGCGACGAGGGCCGCGGCGTCGGCCCCGCCATTAAGGAGCGCGACGCGCAGGGCAACGAGCGCATGATGCGGCGCGGCGTCTACCTGGACTTCTCCGAGGCCATCGGCCGGCTCGGCCGGGACGCCGTCTCCGCCCGCTACGGGAACCTGTTCGAGATGTACCAGCGCATCACGGGCGACGACCCCTACGAGGTCCCCATGCGCATCTACCCGGCCGTGCACTACACCATGGGCGGGCTGTGGGTCGACTACGACCTGGAGTCCAACATCCCGGGCCTGTACGTGGCCGGCGAGGCCAACTTCTCCGACCACGGCGCCAACCGCCTGGGGGCATCAGCCCTCATGCAGGGCCTGGCCGACGGTTACTTCGTACTGCCGGACACTCTCAACGACTACCTGGCGGACATGCTGCGCGAGGGCAAGGTCGACCCGGACGCCCCGGAGATCGCCGAGGCCCGCAAGAGCGTCGAGGACCGTATCGACCGGCTCATGGCGCTGCGCGGCACCCGCTCCGTGGACGACTTCCACATGGCACTGGGTCGCATCATGTGGGAGTACTGCGGCATGGAGCGCCGCGAGGAGGGACTGCGGGAGGCCATCGGCCAGATCCGCGCCCTCAAGGAGGAGTTCTGGCGGGACGCCCGCATCACCGGCGAGGCCATGGAACTCAACCAGGCACTGGAGAAGGCGGGCCGCCTGCTCGACTTCTTCGAGCTGGCCGAGCTGATGTGCATCGACGCCCTCCACCGCCGCGAGTCCTGCGGCGGCCACTTCCGCGCCGAGTCCCAGACCCCCGAGGGTGAGGCGCTGCGCCACGACGACGAGTTCCTCTACGTGGCCGCCTGGGAGTGGGGCGGCGAGAACCAGCCCCCGATCCTCCACAAGGAGGACCTCATCTACAAGGACATCGAGCTCAAGCAGCGGAGTTACAAGTGA
- a CDS encoding succinate dehydrogenase cytochrome b subunit has translation MKRLMAWSGIIFILFVVFHAYGNTHYFQGEIAYDHYAVWLRTLLEPLLPYSGFLWILRLVLVALLAAHVGSAFHLWYRNRKARGNDKYEVKKPGADYFASRYAMRTMRWGGVILLLFIIWHILQFTTLSLTPGGEYVHGRAYANMYYGFQLWWVYLIYLVALVALCLHVWHGVWSALQTLGATRGNTVPLIRLIAFIVAFGLFAVFMAPPTAIFFGWTEAPMAAADYYPQFCDAIGSASEQFAHCAAH, from the coding sequence ATGAAGCGTCTGATGGCCTGGTCGGGCATCATCTTCATCCTGTTCGTCGTGTTCCACGCCTACGGGAACACCCACTACTTCCAGGGCGAGATCGCCTACGACCACTACGCGGTCTGGCTGCGCACCCTGCTCGAGCCGCTCCTGCCCTACAGCGGCTTCCTGTGGATCCTGCGCCTCGTGCTGGTGGCGCTACTGGCGGCCCACGTCGGCAGTGCCTTCCACCTGTGGTACCGCAACCGCAAGGCCCGTGGGAACGACAAGTACGAGGTCAAGAAGCCCGGTGCCGACTACTTCGCCTCCCGCTACGCCATGCGCACCATGCGCTGGGGCGGTGTCATCCTGCTGCTGTTCATCATCTGGCACATCCTGCAGTTCACCACCCTGTCGTTGACCCCCGGCGGGGAGTACGTCCATGGCCGCGCCTACGCCAACATGTACTACGGCTTCCAGCTGTGGTGGGTGTACCTGATCTACCTGGTGGCCCTGGTGGCCCTGTGCCTGCACGTGTGGCACGGCGTCTGGTCCGCCCTGCAGACCCTCGGTGCCACCCGCGGCAACACCGTGCCCCTCATCCGCCTGATCGCCTTCATCGTCGCCTTCGGCCTGTTCGCCGTGTTCATGGCCCCTCCGACGGCGATCTTCTTCGGCTGGACCGAGGCCCCCATGGCCGCCGCCGACTACTACCCCCAGTTCTGCGACGCGATCGGCTCGGCCTCCGAGCAGTTCGCCCACTGCGCTGCCCACTGA
- a CDS encoding GNAT family N-acetyltransferase, with amino-acid sequence MSPSPSAVGSAPPGVRLRTMTPADLEVVSRLESELFGAEAWSPATLAAELDRAVGPGADRRYLVAELLAAAGADAGTDCGAADPAAGGSAIVGYAGLWYGDGRGDADLLTIGTVPAARRRGVATALLEALAQLAEDVGCRAVLLEVRASNEGARRLYAAHGFVPVGRRRRYYLAPVEDAVVMRRRLRAPAAGS; translated from the coding sequence GTGAGCCCGTCCCCCTCCGCCGTGGGCTCGGCCCCGCCGGGGGTGCGGCTGCGCACCATGACGCCCGCCGACCTGGAGGTGGTATCCCGCCTGGAGTCGGAGCTGTTCGGCGCGGAGGCCTGGAGCCCGGCCACGCTCGCCGCCGAGCTGGACCGCGCCGTCGGCCCCGGCGCGGACCGGAGGTACCTGGTCGCCGAGCTGCTCGCGGCGGCGGGCGCGGACGCCGGGACGGACTGCGGGGCGGCCGATCCGGCTGCGGGCGGGAGCGCGATCGTCGGCTATGCCGGCCTGTGGTACGGGGACGGCCGCGGCGATGCCGACCTGCTCACGATCGGCACCGTTCCCGCCGCCCGTCGGCGGGGCGTGGCCACCGCCCTGCTGGAGGCCCTGGCGCAGCTCGCCGAGGACGTGGGCTGCCGTGCCGTCCTGCTGGAGGTGCGCGCGTCCAATGAGGGCGCCCGGCGCCTGTACGCGGCTCATGGCTTCGTGCCGGTCGGGCGGCGTCGCCGCTACTACCTGGCCCCCGTGGAGGATGCCGTGGTCATGCGTCGGCGCCTGCGGGCACCCGCGGCGGGGTCCTGA
- the tsaB gene encoding tRNA (adenosine(37)-N6)-threonylcarbamoyltransferase complex dimerization subunit type 1 TsaB, with translation MRILSIDSSLGTQLLVASAPDVRSGGGESAPIVLDVLTTARQDSPRRHAESLGPMLAGALAAPAVAAAPLDAVVAATGPAPFTGLRAGLVAARTVGRARGIPVYGVPSLDAVARAALDELAGQDRARAQSATVLVATDARRKEVYAARYRARGADDVERLGGFEVMAPGALREREDAGALPAADVVAGSGAAMYPELAAGRELLAPASGDAAAQVRLALARLRRLPEAGPEVLREAGLDTRPLYLRRPDVQMPTGRAR, from the coding sequence GTGCGCATCCTCTCCATCGACTCCTCGCTGGGCACCCAGCTGCTTGTGGCCTCCGCCCCGGACGTACGGTCCGGTGGCGGCGAGTCGGCCCCCATCGTCTTGGACGTCCTGACGACGGCGCGCCAGGACAGTCCCCGCCGTCACGCCGAGTCCCTGGGCCCCATGCTGGCGGGCGCGCTCGCCGCCCCGGCGGTGGCCGCGGCGCCGCTCGACGCCGTCGTCGCCGCCACCGGCCCCGCCCCCTTCACCGGGCTGCGCGCCGGACTGGTGGCCGCCCGCACCGTCGGCCGGGCCCGCGGCATCCCCGTGTACGGCGTGCCCAGCCTCGACGCCGTCGCGCGTGCCGCCCTCGACGAGCTGGCCGGGCAGGACCGTGCCCGCGCGCAGTCGGCCACCGTCCTGGTCGCCACCGACGCGCGCCGCAAGGAGGTCTACGCCGCCCGCTACCGCGCCCGGGGCGCAGACGACGTGGAGCGCCTGGGCGGCTTCGAGGTCATGGCCCCGGGCGCGCTGCGCGAACGCGAGGATGCGGGCGCACTGCCGGCCGCCGACGTCGTGGCCGGCTCCGGCGCCGCCATGTACCCGGAGCTGGCGGCGGGCCGTGAGCTGCTGGCGCCCGCGTCCGGTGACGCGGCTGCCCAGGTGCGCCTCGCCCTGGCCCGCCTGCGGCGGCTGCCCGAGGCGGGGCCGGAGGTGCTGCGGGAGGCCGGGCTGGACACGCGGCCGCTGTACCTGCGGCGTCCCGATGTGCAGATGCCCACGGGACGCGCCCGGTGA
- the tsaE gene encoding tRNA (adenosine(37)-N6)-threonylcarbamoyltransferase complex ATPase subunit type 1 TsaE, with protein sequence MSAGRTGTAGPAAVISVPTDSADATRALGARLAGLLRAGDVVVLTGGLGAGKTTLSQGIGAAMGVRGRVSSPTFVIARVHPAAGSGPDLIHVDAYRISSLEELDALDLDSSVADSVTLMEWGEGKAEALSADRLEITVSRPHGGLAAPAAPGADAVTDLEQADDGRRTVTITAVGPRWAGVDLGVLAG encoded by the coding sequence ATGAGCGCCGGCCGCACCGGCACGGCAGGCCCGGCCGCAGTGATCAGCGTCCCCACCGACTCCGCCGACGCCACCCGCGCCCTGGGCGCACGCCTGGCCGGCCTGCTGCGCGCCGGCGACGTGGTGGTGCTGACCGGCGGGCTCGGCGCCGGCAAGACCACGCTCAGCCAGGGGATCGGTGCGGCCATGGGAGTGCGCGGGCGCGTCTCCTCGCCGACCTTCGTCATCGCCCGTGTCCACCCCGCGGCCGGCTCGGGGCCCGATCTCATTCACGTGGACGCCTACCGGATCTCCTCCCTGGAGGAGCTCGACGCCCTCGACCTGGACTCCTCCGTCGCCGACTCGGTAACCCTCATGGAGTGGGGCGAGGGCAAGGCCGAGGCGCTCTCGGCCGACCGCCTGGAGATCACCGTCTCCCGCCCCCACGGCGGACTGGCCGCACCCGCCGCCCCCGGGGCCGATGCGGTTACCGACCTGGAGCAGGCCGACGACGGTCGCCGCACCGTCACCATCACCGCCGTCGGTCCGCGCTGGGCCGGCGTGGACCTGGGCGTGCTGGCGGGCTGA
- the alr gene encoding alanine racemase has translation MTIVNASTGTPLPATTSRAVIDLDAVAHNAHVLAAVGGVPWMAVVKADAYGHGIGPVATTCLRAGATWLGVAQLAEALHLRALLDAAGVARPSRNPDSVPTSERPRLLSWLLPVLAPEQAAAPGSPLRCALAAGIDLSVSTPAQLDAIAAAARAEMGDRADGRPAPGPARIHLKVDTGMSRGGAVPADLPALAAAAQAAQEEGAIAVVGLWSHLSRADEPACGSTEKHLSRFLTAERVVAEAGLNPRVRHLAATAGLLWHPDTRLDLVRIGIGLYGLSPDPAVATSATLDLTPAMRLEAPLTQVKRIPAGQAVSYGGTWRAPTDRWLGLVPLGYGDGIPRAASNGGPVAVNGLRSAIVGRVCMDQVVIDLGPATTPEGAPVPPPAAAGDTAVLWGAPDDAVTPTADEWAQLCSTINYEIVTRLGERVPRVFTGRDAARIHAPHAQEPRA, from the coding sequence ATCACCATCGTGAACGCGTCCACCGGCACTCCGCTTCCTGCGACGACCTCCCGCGCCGTCATAGACCTCGACGCCGTCGCCCACAACGCCCACGTGCTCGCCGCGGTCGGCGGCGTGCCCTGGATGGCGGTGGTCAAGGCCGACGCCTACGGCCACGGCATCGGCCCGGTGGCCACCACCTGCCTGCGGGCCGGCGCCACCTGGCTCGGCGTCGCCCAGCTCGCCGAGGCCCTGCACCTGCGCGCCCTGCTCGACGCCGCCGGCGTCGCCCGCCCCTCCCGCAATCCCGACTCCGTCCCCACCTCCGAGCGCCCCCGGCTGCTCAGCTGGCTCCTGCCGGTGCTCGCGCCCGAGCAGGCGGCCGCCCCCGGCTCCCCGCTGCGCTGCGCACTTGCGGCCGGCATCGACCTGTCCGTGTCCACTCCTGCCCAGCTCGACGCCATTGCGGCGGCGGCGCGCGCCGAAATGGGTGACCGTGCCGACGGCCGTCCCGCACCGGGCCCGGCCCGCATCCACCTCAAGGTCGACACCGGCATGTCCCGCGGCGGCGCCGTCCCCGCCGACCTGCCCGCTCTGGCCGCCGCCGCGCAGGCCGCGCAGGAGGAGGGCGCGATCGCCGTCGTCGGGTTGTGGAGCCACCTGTCCCGCGCCGATGAGCCGGCCTGCGGTTCCACGGAGAAGCACCTGTCCCGCTTCCTGACCGCCGAGCGGGTCGTCGCGGAGGCGGGCCTGAACCCGCGCGTGCGCCACCTGGCCGCCACCGCCGGCCTGCTGTGGCACCCCGACACCCGACTGGACCTGGTGCGTATCGGCATCGGCCTGTACGGGCTGTCACCGGACCCCGCCGTCGCCACCTCCGCCACCCTCGACCTGACGCCGGCCATGCGCCTGGAGGCCCCGCTGACCCAGGTCAAGCGCATTCCCGCCGGCCAGGCCGTCTCCTACGGGGGTACCTGGCGCGCCCCCACCGACCGCTGGCTGGGGCTGGTCCCACTCGGCTACGGCGACGGCATCCCCCGTGCCGCCTCCAACGGCGGTCCGGTCGCGGTGAACGGCCTGCGCTCCGCCATAGTCGGCCGCGTCTGCATGGACCAGGTGGTCATCGACCTCGGCCCGGCCACCACCCCCGAGGGGGCCCCGGTGCCCCCGCCCGCAGCTGCCGGAGACACCGCCGTGCTGTGGGGCGCGCCCGACGACGCCGTCACCCCCACCGCCGACGAGTGGGCCCAGCTGTGCTCCACCATCAACTATGAGATCGTCACCCGGCTCGGCGAGCGCGTTCCCCGCGTGTTCACCGGCCGGGACGCCGCCCGGATCCACGCCCCGCACGCGCAGGAGCCGCGGGCATGA
- a CDS encoding bifunctional ADP-dependent NAD(P)H-hydrate dehydratase/NAD(P)H-hydrate epimerase, producing MNVTAAPTTAPTPAATTAYPARAVAEAEAPLTAGTDRYMHAAAHAVARVAVQELRGARGAVPGARVLLLVGGGHNGGDALLAGALLARRGCAVTAAPATTTDRLHAGALNAARAAGVRLAADPMGAARAAAGGVSGSADGADLVIDGLTGIGATGGLRPAAAGLIAPLCAAGQVGCRPFRVLAVDLPSGVGVDDGTLPGPVLAADCTVTFTCPKGAHLLPPAATRCGRVEVIDLGLPVPEAAPSARRPTDAELGRLLRVPGDEDHKYTRGVVGLWAGSRAYPGAAVLAASAAVRTGAGMVRVAAPPRVVDLVLARRPEVVPGDGRCQALVIGPGTDPADAPRAAELDAALGRVLGEGGEPVAAVIDAGALPLLAARIGAGLRCTPGQVLTPHAGEAAALLTALGEQTAREAVAAAPAAAVRRLAEATGATVLLKTTPTLIASPGGTLLSVGSGPGWLATAGSGDVLAGIIGALLAADRADADNGKAVGGEDAQAEAAARCAALGVRLHALAAARAADLVNADSAPAPGGCRPLARPGHPLAALDLTEAIPAAWERLWCAGRGLEQTTE from the coding sequence GTGAATGTCACCGCCGCTCCAACCACCGCCCCCACACCGGCCGCCACGACCGCATATCCGGCACGCGCCGTAGCGGAGGCCGAGGCGCCACTGACCGCCGGAACCGACCGCTACATGCATGCGGCGGCCCATGCCGTGGCGCGTGTCGCAGTGCAGGAGCTCCGCGGCGCGCGCGGCGCCGTGCCCGGAGCGCGCGTGCTGCTGCTTGTGGGCGGTGGGCACAACGGCGGCGACGCCCTCCTGGCCGGCGCCCTGCTGGCCCGCCGCGGCTGCGCCGTCACTGCCGCGCCCGCCACCACCACCGATCGCCTGCACGCCGGCGCGCTCAACGCCGCTCGGGCCGCCGGTGTGCGTCTTGCCGCTGATCCAATGGGCGCGGCACGTGCAGCCGCCGGGGGCGTCAGCGGGAGCGCCGACGGCGCCGACCTGGTGATTGACGGCTTGACGGGTATCGGCGCCACCGGTGGACTGCGTCCCGCCGCGGCTGGGCTCATCGCTCCGCTGTGCGCCGCCGGGCAGGTGGGGTGTCGCCCCTTCCGGGTGCTGGCCGTTGACCTGCCCTCCGGCGTCGGCGTGGACGACGGCACCCTGCCCGGCCCCGTGCTGGCCGCCGATTGCACCGTCACCTTCACCTGCCCCAAGGGCGCGCACCTGCTGCCCCCGGCGGCGACCCGGTGCGGACGTGTGGAAGTGATCGACCTGGGGCTGCCGGTTCCGGAGGCGGCGCCGTCGGCACGGCGGCCCACGGATGCGGAACTGGGACGCCTGCTGCGTGTGCCCGGCGACGAGGACCACAAGTACACCCGTGGCGTGGTGGGCCTGTGGGCGGGCAGCCGGGCCTACCCGGGGGCCGCGGTCCTGGCCGCGTCGGCGGCCGTGCGCACGGGCGCGGGCATGGTGCGGGTGGCGGCGCCGCCACGGGTGGTTGACCTGGTGCTCGCCCGGCGGCCGGAGGTCGTACCCGGTGACGGACGCTGTCAGGCACTGGTCATCGGTCCCGGCACCGACCCGGCCGATGCTCCGCGCGCCGCCGAACTCGATGCGGCGTTGGGGCGGGTGCTTGGCGAGGGCGGCGAGCCGGTCGCTGCGGTCATTGACGCGGGGGCACTGCCCCTGTTGGCGGCACGGATCGGCGCCGGCCTGCGCTGCACACCGGGTCAGGTGCTCACTCCGCACGCGGGCGAGGCCGCCGCCCTGCTGACCGCGCTGGGGGAGCAGACCGCGCGGGAGGCGGTTGCGGCCGCCCCGGCCGCGGCGGTCCGCCGCCTGGCCGAGGCGACCGGCGCGACGGTGCTGCTGAAGACCACGCCGACGCTGATCGCCTCCCCCGGCGGGACGCTGCTGTCGGTCGGTTCCGGCCCGGGCTGGCTGGCAACCGCCGGCAGCGGGGACGTGCTGGCAGGGATCATCGGTGCCCTGCTGGCGGCCGACCGGGCCGATGCCGACAACGGCAAAGCCGTCGGCGGCGAAGACGCACAGGCCGAAGCCGCGGCCCGCTGCGCGGCCCTGGGGGTGCGGCTGCATGCGCTGGCGGCGGCGCGAGCCGCGGACCTGGTCAACGCCGATTCGGCGCCCGCCCCTGGGGGCTGCAGGCCACTTGCGCGCCCGGGGCATCCGCTTGCCGCGCTGGACCTGACCGAGGCGATTCCGGCCGCCTGGGAACGGCTCTGGTGCGCCGGCCGAGGCCTAGAACAAACCACCGAGTGA